A window of Corticium candelabrum chromosome 3, ooCorCand1.1, whole genome shotgun sequence contains these coding sequences:
- the LOC134177687 gene encoding uncharacterized protein LOC134177687, giving the protein MKVDGTIRWITLSYSASSLYSLTADGKYRSTSIGENKWRNLLPTSSLQDYCNREGFNTKGTYSGYSSYHAGARLGFIANNQNNFYTPDSFLGFGTQYRSSRNSAGNHYDRVNTKTIAYIMAR; this is encoded by the exons ATGAAAGTAGATGGAACGATCAGATGGATCACCCTCAGCTACAGCGCATCTTCTCTCTACAGTCTTACTGCTGATGGAAAGTACAGAAGTACGAGTATTGGTGAAAATAAGTGGAGAAATCTACTGCCAACGTCGTCTCTGCAGGACTATTGCAATAGG GAAGGTTTCAACACAAAAGGCACTTATTCAGGATACAGCTCATATCATGCTGGAGCTCGTCTGGGATTTATTGCTAACAATCAGAACAATTTTTATACACCAGACTCATTTCTTGGTTTTGGAACACAGTACAGGAGCAGCAGAAATAGTGCTGGAAACCACTATGATCGCGTAAATACTAAAACAATTGCCTATATCATGGCACGATGA